One Prolixibacteraceae bacterium DNA segment encodes these proteins:
- a CDS encoding NFACT RNA binding domain-containing protein: protein MRKEEIDIAKVAKVEEIDGFTILVGRNAAMNDILTVKIANPNDIWMHASGVPGSHVVIRVESEIPNKEVIKKAAKLAAKNSKGKGKVNVVYTEAKNVKKSKGLNVGQVIITSSRSKTVKVFADD, encoded by the coding sequence ATGAGAAAAGAAGAGATCGACATTGCAAAAGTAGCCAAGGTGGAGGAGATTGACGGTTTTACCATTTTAGTGGGGCGCAACGCTGCCATGAATGATATCCTTACCGTAAAGATTGCAAATCCGAACGATATATGGATGCATGCTTCTGGGGTCCCTGGATCGCATGTAGTGATTCGTGTGGAGAGCGAAATTCCCAACAAAGAGGTGATCAAGAAAGCGGCGAAACTGGCTGCCAAGAATTCTAAAGGTAAGGGAAAAGTTAATGTAGTATATACCGAAGCAAAGAATGTAAAGAAGAGCAAGGGCTTGAATGTGGGACAGGTAATCATTACCTCTAGTCGCTCTAAAACAGTCAAGGTGTTTGCTGACGATTGA